The Streptomyces sp. NBC_01244 genome has a segment encoding these proteins:
- a CDS encoding aminoglycoside phosphotransferase family protein, translating to MTSDAIARMAGPAEVVADHSWPGTSTTVLRLRAADGQQMILKANTSTDSFRREHAALSRWAPALGESAPQLLDVDEDAQLLLMTAVTGHPLQSLTLTGSQEHRAYERAGALLARFHDTAPRTVLPAFGAERAAYIRAQLTDGTRPLTGADLTVLDEALHLLEALPAQKAQPSHLDFTSRNVLWNTEAEAGVIDFETSRYEAVGRDFLRITQRTLYHRPDLRTAFYRGYGREPERAESELMRICTVTDAAAIVVTATARGQHAFATEARSVLTAAVRAWPAPAPGTAIPHGRRPL from the coding sequence GTGACCAGCGATGCGATAGCAAGGATGGCCGGGCCGGCCGAGGTCGTCGCCGACCACAGTTGGCCCGGCACGTCCACCACGGTGCTCCGCCTGCGGGCCGCCGACGGACAGCAGATGATCCTCAAGGCCAACACCAGCACCGACAGCTTCCGGCGAGAGCACGCGGCCCTCTCCCGCTGGGCCCCGGCCCTCGGCGAGAGCGCGCCTCAACTGCTCGACGTCGACGAGGACGCGCAGCTGCTGCTGATGACCGCGGTCACCGGCCATCCTCTGCAGTCCCTCACCCTCACCGGCTCGCAGGAGCACCGCGCCTACGAGCGGGCCGGCGCCCTGCTCGCCCGCTTCCACGACACCGCGCCCCGGACCGTCCTGCCCGCCTTCGGCGCCGAACGCGCCGCGTACATCCGCGCCCAGCTGACCGACGGCACCCGCCCCCTGACCGGCGCCGACCTCACGGTCCTTGACGAGGCACTGCACCTGCTGGAAGCCCTCCCCGCCCAGAAGGCGCAGCCCTCCCATCTCGACTTCACCAGCCGCAACGTCCTGTGGAACACCGAAGCAGAGGCGGGCGTCATCGACTTCGAGACCAGCCGCTACGAGGCCGTGGGCCGGGACTTCCTACGGATCACCCAGCGCACCCTCTATCACCGCCCGGACCTGCGCACCGCGTTTTACCGGGGGTACGGCCGTGAACCGGAGCGGGCCGAGAGCGAGCTGATGCGAATCTGCACGGTCACCGACGCCGCCGCCATCGTCGTCACGGCCACCGCCCGCGGCCAGCACGCCTTCGCCACCGAGGCCCGCAGCGTCCTGACCGCCGCCGTACGCGCCTGGCCCGCCCCGGCGCCGGGGACCGCCATCCCGCACGGACGGAGACCCTTATGA
- a CDS encoding metallophosphoesterase, with translation MTPPPRAGVKGSITATTDFHSTLGRAPDLAAALHRARSTSLIVDSGDFFEGSHYPVTRGTVEQRILTELYDVIAPGNHGWPHYTTPPLRDLTVCANVIDPHTGELFFRPLHLAELSGRTIAITAVIGPNAFTSIAPDLRSGQAVTDPASALQLLYDRHRRDVDDWVLLSHQGYQRDRELASRCTFLNLVLAGHCHSSHTGPEAAGTAILMKAPEFGRGTATAHLHRGRWTASVEPAAPLPLPAELSWLATSVGEAEAALDEVAIRPSRYWRGRTPTAQEILRRVAAGLRQQTGLGVILNTSALNSRPIGDTLTHREVGALVPYDNRLLHTGPSPALGPRSILDLEERFGPLVIDAPARNAPLITTDYLAQQLTAIRPHTVTLRHAVLSELTSRGRW, from the coding sequence ATGACACCCCCACCGCGCGCCGGCGTGAAGGGGTCCATCACCGCGACCACCGACTTCCACTCCACCCTCGGCCGCGCCCCCGACCTGGCCGCTGCGCTGCACCGGGCCCGCTCCACCAGCCTGATCGTCGACAGCGGCGACTTCTTCGAGGGCTCCCACTACCCCGTGACCCGGGGAACCGTCGAGCAGCGCATCCTCACCGAGCTGTACGACGTGATCGCCCCCGGCAACCACGGCTGGCCCCACTACACGACCCCACCACTTCGCGATCTGACCGTCTGCGCCAACGTCATCGACCCGCACACAGGTGAGCTGTTCTTCCGCCCGCTCCACCTGGCCGAACTGTCCGGGCGAACCATCGCGATCACCGCCGTCATCGGGCCGAACGCCTTCACGAGCATCGCCCCCGACCTACGCTCCGGGCAGGCGGTCACGGACCCCGCCTCGGCCCTGCAACTGCTCTACGACCGCCACCGACGGGACGTCGACGACTGGGTCCTGCTCAGCCACCAGGGCTACCAACGAGACCGGGAACTGGCCAGCCGCTGCACGTTCCTCAACCTCGTTCTCGCCGGCCACTGCCACAGCTCCCACACCGGACCCGAAGCGGCAGGCACCGCCATCCTGATGAAGGCGCCCGAGTTCGGCAGAGGAACCGCCACCGCCCACCTCCACCGAGGCCGGTGGACAGCCAGCGTCGAACCGGCGGCCCCACTGCCGCTCCCTGCCGAGCTGTCCTGGCTGGCCACGTCCGTCGGGGAGGCAGAGGCGGCGCTGGACGAGGTCGCGATCCGGCCGAGCAGGTACTGGAGGGGTCGTACGCCCACCGCGCAGGAGATCCTGCGCCGCGTGGCCGCCGGGCTGCGTCAGCAAACCGGCCTCGGCGTCATCCTCAACACCAGCGCCTTGAACTCCCGCCCTATCGGCGACACCTTGACTCACCGAGAGGTGGGCGCGCTGGTTCCCTACGACAACCGCCTGCTGCATACGGGACCCTCACCCGCCCTTGGCCCCCGATCGATTCTCGACCTGGAGGAACGCTTCGGCCCTCTCGTCATCGACGCTCCGGCACGGAACGCCCCGCTGATCACCACGGACTACCTGGCGCAGCAACTCACAGCGATCCGCCCGCACACCGTCACCCTGCGCCACGCCGTTCTGTCAGAGCTGACTTCTAGAGGCAGGTGGTGA
- a CDS encoding NUDIX hydrolase: MAITDSAIVGVLAAYLELHPDEAGQLAEPLRLLDEGHGFASRRTFPVHVTAGALLVRGGAEVLLIEHRAYGLTLQPGGHLEPTDGTLLDAALRELSEETGIDPTQVVPVSAMPAYVEFGQVPARPEKGEPEHYHLDIGYAFATDGAEVGRIQESEVTGAAWYPLDLAERLVGPRIGRAISAPAQAD, from the coding sequence GTGGCGATCACTGACTCCGCGATCGTGGGCGTACTCGCCGCTTACCTGGAGCTCCACCCCGACGAGGCCGGGCAGCTGGCCGAACCGCTTCGCTTGCTGGATGAAGGCCACGGGTTCGCCTCGCGGCGAACCTTCCCCGTGCACGTGACCGCCGGCGCGCTCTTGGTCCGGGGAGGTGCCGAGGTCTTGCTGATTGAGCATCGGGCCTACGGCCTCACTTTGCAGCCAGGCGGGCATCTCGAGCCGACCGACGGGACGCTGCTTGATGCGGCCCTGCGGGAGCTCTCGGAGGAGACGGGCATCGACCCCACACAGGTCGTCCCGGTCTCGGCGATGCCCGCGTACGTCGAGTTCGGCCAGGTGCCGGCCAGGCCCGAGAAGGGCGAGCCGGAGCACTATCACCTGGACATCGGCTATGCCTTCGCGACGGACGGAGCCGAGGTCGGACGTATCCAGGAATCCGAGGTGACCGGCGCCGCCTGGTACCCGCTGGATCTGGCGGAGCGTCTCGTCGGGCCACGCATCGGCCGAGCGATCAGTGCTCCAGCCCAGGCAGACTGA
- a CDS encoding ABC transporter ATP-binding protein produces the protein MTTSEAHSKPASAPPPPPPAEITYSGQYSVNPLAEVSFRKMCATLPSVLARIGRLSWQTDRQAVRLLIGCQVVTGVSAAVLLAATARAMGPVLGAGSAGDRLHGALPALLVVALAATMNRVAGAVATYAGRRITPLLTSETDSALVEAVCRVEASAYAGDGFSDRQEAAEMGVVRTHVMVTDAQRFMSSLIRLVTAGSVLSVLNVMMLPLLLLAVLPAGIGAVLTARVDYEIHYSNISDRNVRGMMRWWATASQYGDEVRANSMTDYLVYWYRALSDRCDRRNLAAAPRTLRISLLSALAGGVFLLATWGALAWLAVTGRIEPAIAATAVIAVQAALAALSQVIINGAAIFHTSLYLTDMQSFLDEAAALTPQRGPHEITGPVEQIRLDEVAYQYPGKDKPAVDGVSLTLERGQILAIVGANGSGKSTLTRLITGIYLSDKGRVTWNGTDLADTDPATVWRLTGLVPQEFAKWPWRVRENITLGQPRTHDDGPVWEAIDAVGLRKAVEDLPNGLNSLQARDIWGGITFSGGEWQREACARALYRKPDLLILDEPTSQMDPRGEHLIFERIKAIAADRITIMVTHRLENTRIADHIIVLEDGRISEQGRYDDLVHGGGTFAELLALSQDR, from the coding sequence ATGACCACGTCCGAAGCACACAGCAAACCGGCCAGTGCTCCGCCTCCGCCGCCTCCGGCGGAGATCACCTACAGCGGGCAGTACTCCGTCAATCCGCTCGCCGAGGTCTCCTTCCGGAAGATGTGCGCCACGCTTCCGTCGGTCCTGGCCCGGATCGGCCGCCTGTCGTGGCAGACCGACCGGCAGGCCGTACGGCTCCTGATCGGGTGCCAGGTCGTCACGGGCGTATCCGCCGCAGTCCTGCTGGCCGCCACCGCCCGCGCGATGGGACCCGTACTCGGCGCCGGAAGCGCCGGCGACCGTCTCCACGGGGCGCTGCCCGCGCTGCTCGTGGTCGCGCTCGCCGCCACGATGAACCGCGTCGCGGGGGCCGTGGCCACGTACGCCGGGCGGCGGATCACCCCGCTGCTGACCTCGGAGACCGACAGTGCCCTGGTCGAGGCGGTCTGCCGGGTCGAGGCCTCCGCCTACGCCGGGGACGGCTTCTCCGACCGGCAAGAGGCGGCCGAGATGGGGGTGGTGCGCACCCACGTGATGGTCACCGACGCCCAGCGCTTCATGTCCTCGCTGATCCGCCTGGTCACCGCGGGCAGCGTCCTGTCGGTGCTCAACGTCATGATGTTGCCCCTGCTGCTCCTGGCCGTGCTCCCCGCCGGCATCGGCGCCGTGCTCACTGCCCGTGTCGACTACGAGATCCACTACTCGAACATCAGCGACCGCAACGTGCGCGGGATGATGCGCTGGTGGGCCACCGCATCCCAGTATGGGGACGAGGTCCGCGCCAACTCGATGACGGACTACCTCGTCTACTGGTATCGGGCCCTGTCCGACCGGTGTGACCGGCGGAACCTGGCCGCCGCACCGCGGACCCTGCGGATCTCCCTGCTGTCCGCGCTGGCCGGCGGCGTCTTCCTCCTCGCGACGTGGGGCGCACTGGCCTGGCTCGCCGTGACCGGCCGGATCGAACCCGCCATCGCCGCCACGGCCGTCATCGCCGTCCAGGCCGCGCTCGCCGCCCTGTCCCAGGTCATCATCAACGGCGCCGCGATCTTCCACACCAGCCTGTACCTCACCGACATGCAGTCCTTCCTCGACGAGGCCGCCGCCCTTACTCCCCAGCGCGGACCGCACGAGATCACCGGCCCGGTCGAGCAGATCCGGCTCGACGAGGTCGCCTACCAGTACCCGGGCAAGGACAAGCCCGCGGTCGACGGCGTCTCCCTCACCCTGGAGCGAGGCCAGATCCTCGCAATCGTCGGAGCGAACGGCTCCGGGAAGTCCACCCTGACGCGACTGATCACCGGGATCTACCTCAGTGACAAAGGCAGGGTCACCTGGAACGGAACCGACCTCGCCGACACCGACCCGGCCACGGTCTGGCGCCTGACCGGTCTGGTGCCGCAGGAATTCGCCAAGTGGCCGTGGCGGGTGCGCGAGAACATCACCCTCGGCCAGCCCCGCACCCACGACGACGGCCCCGTGTGGGAGGCCATCGATGCGGTCGGCCTGCGCAAAGCCGTCGAAGACCTCCCCAACGGGCTGAACAGCCTCCAGGCCCGCGACATCTGGGGAGGCATCACTTTCTCCGGCGGGGAGTGGCAGCGCGAGGCGTGCGCCCGGGCCCTGTACCGCAAGCCCGACCTGTTGATCTTGGACGAGCCGACTTCTCAGATGGACCCACGAGGTGAGCACCTGATCTTCGAGCGGATCAAGGCCATCGCCGCCGACCGGATCACCATCATGGTCACCCACCGCCTGGAGAACACCCGGATCGCGGACCACATCATCGTGCTCGAAGACGGCCGGATTTCCGAACAGGGCCGCTACGACGATCTTGTCCACGGCGGCGGGACCTTCGCCGAGCTCCTCGCACTCTCCCAGGACCGCTGA
- a CDS encoding phosphotransferase, with protein MRQPKPLPAAVRGWAEQRIGPIVSVRDASHDWDRSRVWEVEGADGVHRYVKVSPSVKFFTREGRAYRHVVPALGHSRAPRLIDSRAEDLALLLSAVPGAPAKELGLSDSDWRAVHQQAGVLCARLHEAGELGRADRVEAEASLEAAADGAEKYLARAGARLTDGEQQLVRDHAAQLRRVGPVPVGFVHGDNQPRNWLFSDGVLALIDFERTRPAARVQDLVILAVTQWVDHPDRERAFLSSYGRALSDAERHALRCLTALDAVNCLSWGPDNGDELVTARGRRTLDRLMREGGS; from the coding sequence ATGAGGCAGCCGAAGCCGCTGCCGGCGGCGGTGCGGGGGTGGGCGGAGCAGCGGATCGGGCCCATCGTCTCCGTCCGGGACGCCTCGCACGACTGGGACCGTTCCCGGGTGTGGGAGGTGGAGGGCGCGGACGGCGTGCACCGGTACGTGAAGGTCTCGCCCTCGGTGAAGTTCTTCACCCGTGAGGGCCGCGCGTACAGGCATGTCGTCCCCGCCCTCGGCCACAGTCGGGCGCCTCGCCTGATCGACAGCCGGGCCGAGGACCTGGCCCTGCTTCTCTCCGCGGTCCCCGGTGCCCCGGCGAAGGAGCTCGGCCTGTCCGACAGCGACTGGCGGGCCGTACACCAGCAAGCCGGTGTGCTGTGTGCCCGGCTCCACGAGGCTGGGGAGCTCGGCCGGGCCGATCGGGTGGAGGCGGAAGCCTCTCTGGAGGCCGCCGCCGACGGGGCGGAGAAGTACTTGGCCCGCGCCGGTGCCCGGCTCACCGACGGCGAGCAGCAGCTGGTCCGCGACCACGCCGCCCAGCTGCGCCGCGTCGGACCAGTGCCTGTCGGATTTGTCCACGGCGACAACCAACCCAGGAACTGGCTGTTTTCCGACGGCGTGCTCGCTCTTATCGACTTCGAACGGACTCGGCCTGCCGCCCGGGTCCAGGATCTCGTCATCTTGGCGGTCACCCAATGGGTCGACCATCCGGACCGCGAGCGGGCGTTCCTCTCGTCCTACGGGCGCGCCCTCAGCGACGCCGAGCGGCATGCCCTGCGCTGCCTGACGGCGCTGGACGCGGTCAACTGCTTGTCCTGGGGTCCGGACAACGGGGACGAGCTGGTCACGGCCCGGGGCCGGCGGACCCTGGACCGGCTGATGAGGGAGGGCGGGTCGTGA
- a CDS encoding MFS transporter, whose protein sequence is MTAPAELAKAPRWTSRALRLLVASECASLSGSAVSAVAIPTLAVLVLHASALQIAVLAFLGQLPNAIVALPAGALSDRHRKRPQMIGADIAAALALATVPAAAVAGVLTIGQMYAVAVVLGIAKIVHSAASISYLPVLVEPRYLQRANGRLGAASSVADSLGSNLGAALIAAVGAARSVIVDALSHLVSAFLVWRIRTPEPATVRPQGRRSLARDIREGLHYVAGQPTIRTVIAALSTLSFGLAIMNTYWAYFLLAVLAVTPTAFGVIMGVGGVGSLAGALLAPTIASRIGIGPTIIIGFAVSPLTQVPLLLAGPGLGWQAALALTLSVQLFWATASGTSQRSLRQTICEPGFQGRMQAASTTMTAGIRPLCRVHGFVSNVS, encoded by the coding sequence GTGACTGCCCCCGCCGAGTTGGCGAAGGCGCCGCGATGGACGTCACGGGCCCTGCGGCTGCTGGTCGCGAGCGAATGCGCGAGCCTGTCGGGATCGGCGGTCAGCGCCGTCGCGATCCCGACTCTGGCCGTGCTTGTGCTCCACGCCTCCGCCCTCCAGATCGCCGTGCTCGCCTTCCTCGGACAGCTGCCGAACGCGATCGTCGCGCTCCCCGCGGGCGCTCTCTCGGACCGCCACCGCAAGCGCCCGCAGATGATCGGCGCCGATATCGCGGCCGCGCTGGCCCTCGCGACCGTCCCGGCCGCGGCCGTGGCCGGCGTGCTCACCATCGGGCAGATGTACGCGGTCGCCGTCGTCCTGGGCATCGCCAAGATCGTGCACAGCGCGGCTTCGATCAGCTACCTGCCCGTCCTCGTCGAGCCCCGCTACCTCCAGCGCGCTAACGGGCGCCTCGGTGCGGCCTCGTCGGTCGCCGACAGCCTGGGAAGCAACCTGGGCGCCGCGCTGATCGCCGCCGTCGGCGCGGCCCGCTCGGTGATCGTCGATGCCCTGTCCCACCTCGTCTCGGCCTTCCTGGTCTGGCGCATCCGCACCCCCGAGCCCGCCACCGTGCGGCCCCAGGGCCGGCGCAGCCTCGCACGGGACATCCGTGAGGGACTGCACTACGTGGCCGGGCAGCCCACGATCCGTACGGTGATCGCGGCGTTGTCCACGCTCAGCTTCGGGCTGGCGATCATGAACACCTACTGGGCGTACTTCCTCCTCGCCGTTCTCGCCGTCACCCCGACGGCATTCGGCGTGATCATGGGCGTCGGAGGCGTCGGCAGTCTGGCCGGAGCACTCCTCGCCCCGACGATCGCCTCCCGCATTGGTATCGGGCCGACGATCATCATCGGATTCGCCGTCAGCCCCCTGACACAGGTGCCCCTCCTGCTCGCCGGGCCCGGCCTTGGCTGGCAGGCCGCCCTCGCCCTGACCTTGTCCGTACAGCTGTTCTGGGCAACTGCGTCCGGAACGAGTCAACGGTCCCTCCGGCAGACCATTTGCGAGCCCGGCTTCCAGGGGCGGATGCAAGCCGCCAGCACCACGATGACCGCCGGCATCCGCCCGCTCTGTAGGGTCCACGGATTCGTGAGCAATGTCAGCTGA
- a CDS encoding class I SAM-dependent methyltransferase: MTTTSTSTAAYWDPHWAQGRRYRQLDDTETRLMDQRLGPGRGRPALDIGCGDGTLTRHLHNQLGYRTTGIDCSPSALALAAAQDSPESPGPLWRRFDVGADDLTALPEPAYAVITCRLVYRWIDDKPAFVNRVRRLLVPGGTFWVVAEITGRRENNDPLQSLGISPAEAEILTAGWSVVRTHDLDVLRCYALRP, encoded by the coding sequence GTGACAACGACCTCGACCTCGACCGCCGCGTACTGGGACCCCCACTGGGCCCAAGGCCGCCGCTACCGGCAGCTCGACGACACCGAGACCAGGCTGATGGACCAGCGCCTCGGCCCCGGCCGGGGACGGCCCGCCCTCGACATCGGCTGCGGCGACGGCACCCTGACCCGCCACCTCCACAACCAACTGGGATACCGCACCACCGGCATCGACTGCTCCCCCAGCGCCCTCGCCCTCGCCGCCGCCCAGGACTCCCCGGAATCCCCCGGGCCGCTGTGGAGACGCTTCGACGTCGGGGCCGACGACCTGACCGCCTTGCCGGAGCCCGCGTACGCGGTCATCACCTGCCGCCTCGTCTACCGGTGGATCGACGACAAGCCTGCCTTCGTCAACCGAGTCCGCCGCCTCCTGGTACCCGGCGGAACCTTCTGGGTCGTCGCCGAGATCACCGGCCGCCGGGAGAACAACGACCCGCTCCAAAGCCTCGGCATCAGCCCGGCCGAGGCCGAGATCCTCACCGCGGGCTGGTCCGTCGTCCGCACCCACGACCTTGACGT